In Hypanus sabinus isolate sHypSab1 chromosome 10, sHypSab1.hap1, whole genome shotgun sequence, the genomic stretch CCGTGACAACCAGTCtgcaagttctggatttctgctTTTGTGCAGGAGTCTTGATAATTGCAAGGAAAAAAGTGACAATTTGGTGTGGAATTGCCATCATTTCTCATTATGTCTCATATGTTTACAGAAATCATCTAGGTCTTTAATAAATCTCATGATGTTGTAGAACTCAGATGCTATTTTAGATAATTGACTGCATGTGTTACAGTAATCTTCATCCACAAAGTGTGTACCCTCATGGTACAATTCCCCACTCAGACAGCCGATAATGACAATTAGAATTCTTTACTGCCAGATGTGGCATTGTGCTGCTGTATATTCACACTGGTCAGTCTCAGATTAGTTCGTGTTCCTGTGCAGAGTATGAAACACAAGATCCAAGAGTCACATTGATttgcacatgtacatcaaaacatatggtgaaaatGCATAGGTTGTGTTAACACCAACACTCTCGATGATGCGCTGGGGGCAACTTGGGAGTGTCACCATCACACCATGCTTgggagaacaacacagaacacaacaacagcaaaacctcCCATCTGCTCACCCATGAACATAAACAATCGTCCAACCCCAGGACAAGCTGCCTTTGGCCATCAGTCTCCAGTGGAATGGAAGTCCATATTCCAGTCACTTAGAATGACAAGAATGGAGATGtgtgggaacaccaccacttccACGTAACAGACCAATTTGATATGGATGTACTTTACTATTTCTTCATTGGGTCGTGCTAGTCTTTCACCAAATGAACTGTGGTACTTTAACGGGGTGGTACAATATAGCCACCTCAGTTATGGGTGGGCACTTAACCCTGCTCCTGACGATGATGCCCGAATCTAGGTCGAAATGAGCAAGACTGGGGCGCCCGGTCATGTAGTGGTTGGTgcgatgctgttacagctcgtgcattggagttcagagttcaattccggcgctatctgtaaggggtttgctcattctccctgtggtcgcatgggtttcctctgggtgctccggttttctcccatggtccaaataCATACCGGTTactaggttagttggtcattgtaaattgtcctgtgattaggctagggttaaattgctgggtagctgggcggtgtggctcactGGGCAGAGAGCGcccattccatgctgtatctctaaataaataaatcaaagagTAGAATGCAGTATGAGTGAAAATCGGGCAGCATTCTTGCTCCCTGGCATAAGACTTCCTTCAGAAAGTTTGTGTTCTGCTTTCTGTCTCTAACCTGTGATTGCCAATCATCATTACAGCCTCCTCGAATGTGTGATGATTACTGGAGTGAATGGAAGCATTGTCGGAGTGTGAGGAATCTcttccatcattactacacctACGGAGAGTACCCGTCATGTAAGCAGTGGAAGATAGATTACAACAATTGCAGGGAATGGGAAAAACATAAGTCTGAAGAGTCTAAGGTGAGATTTCTGAATAAAACATGTATAGATGTAGTATTTCTGCATTTAGCTAAATAGTACCCTAATTTTTCTTGGGATTTCTTTTGGAAATATGCCCTTTTTCTTATTTTAATCTTAGATTTATAATTTAAAGTAGatacagcaaatgctggaaacactcattaggtaggcagtgtctgtggaagcACCCAATTCAAATCTGGGTGCTTCTGACTAACATTAACTTAGTTTATTATTATACCATGTACTGACATGTAAAACTTTGCAataccatccatacagattatttcattaCAACAGGGCAATATGAAAGTATTAGCAGGAAAAAGTGTGTTAACACTTaaggagaaagtgcagtgtgAGGCAATGATGAGGTAAgactgaggtcaggagtccatcttgtCATACTAGAGGACTACTCAATAGTCttctaacagcaggatagaagccgTCTAaatatttctctccacagattctCCCTAACTTCTTGTGTACTTGCAGTGTTTCATGGTTTTGGATCAGATTTCCACTATTTGCGTATTTGTGAACTTGTTATATTTTGAAAGGTATTGTCTATTATTTTTCTTGTGTGTGCTGGATGTTGTTATTGTCCTTCATTTGAGGTAATTATTTTTAAACACATAATCAATTTATTCcccagaaaaaattagaagcaaaagtagaccatttggctccTTCTAGCTACTCTGCTATTCATTAAGTTTGTCACTGTTCTTTCAtgccaatatcacttcccagtaCTAACTCCATGACCCTTAATATTGAAGAATTTAGTGATATCCTTCTTGGCTAAATTCAGTGATCAAGTCTCCATTCCTCATTGGCTAGCTAATTCTAAAAACTTATTATCCTCTGGATGAAGATGATTTTTTTTATCATTCCTTTCCTGAATGATCATTTATTTTGAGACCAGTGCTCCAGCCTGagactccccaatccaggaaacagtTTGCCAGTGTCTACCCTGGCAAACCCTTTAAAAATTTTTATCTGCCTTCCCTAAACTCAAATGAGAATAGGCCCGGTCTGCCCAATGTTTTGTTAGAGGCAattacccctgccccccccccccccccaatcccagtAATTTATACTCTGTTGCACTCTCTTTGTTACGAGTATATCCTTAAatgtgctctggatttccaaataACTTTGCAACCAATTTAGGACTTTCCAAGTATGGCCCCATTGCTATAACACATTCAATAATTTGTGGAGATAAAAGTGCAAATGTCAACATAATCTTTTTTTTCCTGGGGCAAATATCATTAAGGCCTTGCCTTCTTCAAAATACTGCAATTATGTCATTTAAATTCACACAGAAGAACAGATGGGGTGTCAGGCTAACCCTTGTTTATGCACCTTTCTTTACATCGTATTTGAATGCCAACTTGAATCTACAGTTTTCTCATACAGAAGCAAAACTGTCAGCAACTGAACCACTTGCTGTATAAACTTCATTGATACGTGATTTCTGTGTGTGGTCTTAGACTTGAAACCACAATGGCAGGTGTTCGAATGCAAATGGTTTCAGAGATGAACTGGAGTTCAAGAATTAGGGATCAAGGTTGTCTCCCTAGTTTGAGAGTCTTGGTCCAGGAATACAAAACATACCTTCAGTGgtgactttattaggtacacctgcttgttaatggaaatatctaatcaacgAATTATATGACAGCAATTCaagcagaaaagcatgcagacatagttaagagattcagttgttgttcagaccaaacataagaatggagaagatatgtgatctaagtgtctttgGATGGATTGTTGGTATCTTAGAAACTaacgatctcctgggattttcaggcacaaccttctctagagtttacagagaatggtgtgaaaaatccagtgagtggcagttctgagcgcgaaaatgccttgttaatgagagaggtgaaaggagaatagacagactggttcaagctaacaggaaggagacagtaactcaaataaccgtaCGCTACAACGTTGTTCAGAAGGTCATCTCTGAATCCACCGCACATTGAACCTAGAAGTAGATGGACTGTAGCAGCAGAAGTCcataagtggccactttattaggaacaggagGTACTGAATAAAGAGTGTATACACCCAAATAGTTTTAGCCATCTATGGGAAGTTACTGAATAGCTGAAGAATTATTTTGTTAGAGTACATCGACTGAAATAATAGGTTAGTAAAGAGAGAATGAACTTTTAATTTACTGACATTTTTCAGTATGTTCCAAAATAACATACTGCTTGTGaacagagttctttgacttgcaACCATCAACTTAGTAATTGACCATTGAATCTACTTCTATTTGGGGAAT encodes the following:
- the c10h22orf39 gene encoding UPF0545 protein C22orf39 homolog isoform X2 → MANVGLWRPPRMCDDYWSEWKHCRSVRNLFHHYYTYGEYPSCKQWKIDYNNCREWEKHKSEESKKALCESEKKRLEEQKRHLPVWKMRKNPPAEWYLPLNDGKVK